A window of the Isosphaera pallida ATCC 43644 genome harbors these coding sequences:
- a CDS encoding Gfo/Idh/MocA family protein — protein MTPPVRRSSPDVAKTTLATPSAPTRRVFLETAGMGIGLAALSGATSQAQAQTRPMTSRGRSAADRVRVGIMGMGGRGNDLARVFGRQSNVEIAAVCDVDRERLGRAADEIVKWSGQATPPKAVNDFRAILDDPAIDVFVVAACNHWHAPAAILGVQAGKPVYVEKPCSHNPREGELMVEASRKTGKPIQMGNQRRSYPALQEAMNRLRAGELGRLSHAQCFYFNNRPSIGKAKELDPPAGLDFDLWQGPAPRTGYRPNILHYNWHWFWHWGNGELGNNGVHMIDVCRWALGVGNPVRVVSAGGRYRFDDDQETPDTQQTVFEYADGKSICYSGLSCDRSPVADHPDVIVYGENGSLAIRRNGYSIHDPKGKEIERNAVPSPDDLHIANFLDAVRENKPLNSPIAEGHLSTLACHLGNIAQRLGRALRCDPATGTILDDAEAMTYWSREYAPGWEPRV, from the coding sequence ATGACCCCTCCTGTTCGTCGATCCTCTCCCGACGTGGCCAAGACGACTCTAGCGACTCCTTCCGCGCCCACACGGCGCGTCTTCCTGGAAACAGCAGGAATGGGCATAGGGTTGGCCGCGCTGAGTGGAGCGACCTCTCAAGCTCAGGCTCAGACTCGTCCCATGACGTCGCGCGGACGTTCCGCCGCGGATCGGGTTCGCGTTGGTATCATGGGTATGGGGGGGCGCGGCAACGACCTGGCTCGCGTCTTCGGGCGGCAGTCCAACGTGGAGATCGCCGCGGTCTGCGACGTGGATCGCGAACGCCTGGGTCGCGCCGCCGACGAGATCGTCAAATGGTCGGGGCAAGCGACTCCTCCCAAAGCAGTCAACGACTTCCGAGCGATTCTGGATGATCCCGCGATCGACGTGTTCGTGGTTGCTGCGTGCAACCACTGGCACGCTCCGGCCGCGATTTTGGGAGTGCAAGCGGGCAAGCCGGTCTATGTCGAAAAGCCCTGCTCGCATAACCCCCGCGAAGGGGAACTGATGGTCGAAGCCTCCCGCAAGACCGGCAAGCCGATCCAAATGGGCAACCAGCGTCGGAGTTACCCAGCGCTCCAAGAGGCGATGAATCGCTTGAGGGCTGGCGAACTTGGTCGGCTTAGTCACGCCCAATGCTTCTACTTCAACAACCGTCCCTCGATCGGCAAAGCGAAGGAACTCGATCCGCCCGCCGGTTTGGACTTCGACCTCTGGCAAGGGCCGGCTCCACGAACCGGGTATCGACCCAACATCCTCCACTACAACTGGCACTGGTTCTGGCACTGGGGCAACGGTGAACTCGGCAACAACGGCGTCCACATGATCGACGTGTGCCGTTGGGCACTCGGGGTTGGCAACCCGGTCAGAGTGGTTTCGGCGGGAGGGCGTTATCGGTTTGACGACGATCAAGAAACCCCGGACACCCAGCAAACCGTGTTTGAATACGCCGACGGCAAGTCGATCTGTTATTCCGGTCTGAGCTGCGATCGTAGCCCCGTGGCTGACCACCCCGACGTCATTGTGTACGGCGAAAATGGGTCGCTGGCGATTCGCCGTAACGGCTATTCGATTCACGATCCCAAAGGCAAGGAGATCGAGAGGAACGCGGTTCCCAGTCCCGACGATCTCCACATCGCCAACTTCCTCGACGCCGTGCGTGAGAACAAACCACTCAACTCACCAATCGCCGAGGGACACCTTTCTACGCTGGCTTGTCATCTAGGCAACATTGCTCAGCGTCTTGGTCGAGCGCTGCGTTGCGACCCGGCCACCGGAACGATTCTCGACGACGCTGAGGCCATGACCTACTGGAGCCGCGAGTACGCG